The Neoarius graeffei isolate fNeoGra1 chromosome 12, fNeoGra1.pri, whole genome shotgun sequence genome window below encodes:
- the tor1 gene encoding torsin family 1 isoform X2, translated as MKVIASSVLHFILITSVIVQAFEPITTTIVTGVGVATLGNKLYNYLFETCNGHWIGFNATGLKVDLESKLFGQHVASHVLLKAVTGFMNNENPKKPLVLSLHGWTGTGKNFVSQLIAKNIYQRGMTSGFVHLFTATAHFPHEVELELYKSQLQQWIKGNVSACPRSMFIFDEMDKMHPGLIDSIKPYLDFYETLDGVSYRKAIFIFLSNAGGENIVQVALDFWKTGRDREEIELKHLETALSLSVFNNKNSGFWHTSLIDKNMVDFFVPFLPLEYKHVVQCGRAEMISKGMEPNDEAVEQMAHDMNYFPRDERVFSMQGCKVISSRLDFYI; from the exons ATGAAAGTAATTGCCTCGTCGGTGTTGCACTTTATCTTGATAACGAGCGTTATTGTGCAAGCTTTTGAACCTATAACTACAACCATTGTGACAGGAGTTGGAGTGGCCACTTTGGGAAATAAACTCTACAATTATTTATTTGAGACTTGTAATGGACACTGGATTGGATTCAACGCCACTG GTCTTAAAGTGGATCTGGAGAGCAAACTGTTTGGCCAGCATGTGGCATCTCATGTCCTCCTCAAAGCTGTGACTGGCTTCATGAACAACGAGAACCCAAAGAAGCCCCTCGTCCTCTCGCTGCATGGCTGGACCGGCACAGGCAAAAACTTTGTCAGTCAGCTGATTGCCAAAAACATTTACCAGCGTGGTATGACGAGCGGGTTTGTGCACTTGTTCACTGCCACGGCACACTTCCCACATGAAGTGGAGCTGGAATTGTACAAG tcccaACTGCAGCAGTGGATAAAGGGCAATGTGAGCGCCTGCCCTCGCTCCATGTTCATATTCGACGAGATGGATAAGATGCACCCGGGCCTGATCGACAGCATCAAACCCTACTTAGATTTTTACGAAACTCTAGATGGAGTCTCCTACCGCAAGGCCATCTTCATCTTTCTAAG TAACGCCGGAGGTGAAAACATCGTGCAGGTGGCACTGGATTTTTGGAAAACAGGAAGGGACCGAGAAGAGATCGAGCTGAAACATTTGGAGACAGCCCTGTCCCTGTCTGTTTTTAACAACAAGAACA GTGGTTTTTGGCACACTAGCCTAATAGACAAGAACATGGTGGACTTCTTTGTGCCTTTTCTCCCCCTGGAGTACAAACATGTGGTGCAGTGTGGGCGAGCCGAGATGATAAGCAAGGGCATGGAACCCAATGATGAGGCTGTGGAGCAAATGGCACATGACATGAACTATTTCCCTCGCGACGAACGCGTCTTTTCCATGCAAGGGTGTAAGGttatctccagcaggctggacttCTACATCTAA
- the tor1 gene encoding torsin family 1 isoform X1 — MRLRWLLVPLLCPGWSLMIMMAEAIEPISTSLAVGIAAAITGFLARYPNMLCYLQECCRPEWISYNKTGLKVDLESKLFGQHVASHVLLKAVTGFMNNENPKKPLVLSLHGWTGTGKNFVSQLIAKNIYQRGMTSGFVHLFTATAHFPHEVELELYKSQLQQWIKGNVSACPRSMFIFDEMDKMHPGLIDSIKPYLDFYETLDGVSYRKAIFIFLSNAGGENIVQVALDFWKTGRDREEIELKHLETALSLSVFNNKNSGFWHTSLIDKNMVDFFVPFLPLEYKHVVQCGRAEMISKGMEPNDEAVEQMAHDMNYFPRDERVFSMQGCKVISSRLDFYI, encoded by the exons ATGCGGCTAAGATGGCTCTTAGTTCCACTCCTTTGTCCAGGATGGAGTTTAATGATCATGATGGCGGAAGCAATAGAGCCAATCTCGACCAGCCTGGCTGTTGGAATTGCAGCTGCTATAACCGGGTTTTTAGCTCGTTATCCGAATATGCTGTGCTATTTGCAGGAGTGTTGCAGACCAGAGTGGATCTCCTACAATAAAACAG GTCTTAAAGTGGATCTGGAGAGCAAACTGTTTGGCCAGCATGTGGCATCTCATGTCCTCCTCAAAGCTGTGACTGGCTTCATGAACAACGAGAACCCAAAGAAGCCCCTCGTCCTCTCGCTGCATGGCTGGACCGGCACAGGCAAAAACTTTGTCAGTCAGCTGATTGCCAAAAACATTTACCAGCGTGGTATGACGAGCGGGTTTGTGCACTTGTTCACTGCCACGGCACACTTCCCACATGAAGTGGAGCTGGAATTGTACAAG tcccaACTGCAGCAGTGGATAAAGGGCAATGTGAGCGCCTGCCCTCGCTCCATGTTCATATTCGACGAGATGGATAAGATGCACCCGGGCCTGATCGACAGCATCAAACCCTACTTAGATTTTTACGAAACTCTAGATGGAGTCTCCTACCGCAAGGCCATCTTCATCTTTCTAAG TAACGCCGGAGGTGAAAACATCGTGCAGGTGGCACTGGATTTTTGGAAAACAGGAAGGGACCGAGAAGAGATCGAGCTGAAACATTTGGAGACAGCCCTGTCCCTGTCTGTTTTTAACAACAAGAACA GTGGTTTTTGGCACACTAGCCTAATAGACAAGAACATGGTGGACTTCTTTGTGCCTTTTCTCCCCCTGGAGTACAAACATGTGGTGCAGTGTGGGCGAGCCGAGATGATAAGCAAGGGCATGGAACCCAATGATGAGGCTGTGGAGCAAATGGCACATGACATGAACTATTTCCCTCGCGACGAACGCGTCTTTTCCATGCAAGGGTGTAAGGttatctccagcaggctggacttCTACATCTAA